TGAGTTGGCTATCGATAAAATCATTTGCCCTGTTTGATAATTTAATTCTATacttaatatattcaaattttaacatgtttagacgtgtttgataataaaaaaaattaaacatttgaattaatttgtTGACACTAAATTTTTTCTAGCCAAAACTTGCTCtaaaaaataagtaataaactATTCAATTATTATTACTGAATTTAATATACACtccaatatattaaatttagtatttaataatttaattgattcagactagattttagattttaatttttagattttaattttatcaaacgcaacCTCAGACGGTATCTCGAAAAATTGTGTgtgcatatatatgtatacagtAACAAAAACAATTGGAGAATTGGAAATGGGCAATGGGAACAAAACACCTACTATTAGAAAGTGGACCAAGAACTGCCAAATAGCTTCACGCAATTAACTTGATTAGGAAGAGCACGTCACTCTTGGTCAATAATATCTTAGCACTATTTCCCATACTTAAATAGTCTTTGCAGCTTTAAGAGAGTGGTTGGGCTCTCATTTCCACATTGGTGATTAACTTAGGAAATTCTGGCACAAAAATGGATGTTGTTTGAGAGAAAAAGGGCTTAAATTGGTTTTACCATcctctctaaaaaaaaaaaaaaaattggttttatCATGTACAGTCACACGAAATAGATGATCatcaaaggaagaaaagaaaaaaaaatgctttcaAATAAAAGCTGAGAGATAATTCCCTTAAGGAAAGTGTAAAAATGGCAAATAAATTCTGGTTTTTAATCTTACAGTCCAGTAAAACATTGAACATCGTGCAATTATCTGAGTTTGTATGATAAATGATATTTTCCTGGAGATTGGGCAAACAACCAATCCGTTGGGAATGGTTGAGTTGGATGGTAAAATGAGAAAGATTATAAATAAGAAACCTCTcatttactttttaaaaaatgtcaaattcaaattcatcaaCCAGCaacattaaaaaataaataggaaaaaaagaaagtggTTCGATATCTCAATGACATAAGTGAGATCTTATTGTAAAAATCTGCTTTTACAATCTGCAATGCTTTTATTTTGATCGTGTCCTTTCATTTATAACTTACCTAAAGAAATAATTTGTTCATAACTTTCTCCATTATTGGAACCTACTGTAGATGACAACGTTGTCTTTCTAAATAATCACCGATTGGGGATGAATAATCAGAAGAAACTGACAATATTCTTGAACAAAGCTTCACATCACAAGCACGTGTGAGGATATGTTTTGACGATTAATTATTAATTTTCAATGcaaaattaaatttaattcGCTGCCGAAGGTAGCTATCAAATCCAGTGAGAGCAAATGGTATGAGAGCTAGAAAGGGATTTTATATTTTCTCTAGTCACTGAATAGTGAACGAATCAGTATAAAATCGCATCTGAAAATATGTACGTTTCTAAAGATGTAAAGACGTATCCTTTATTCGTCCACCAATAACATATTGCCATACCTTCTTCTTCTCAATTGCTttagattttacaaaatttgattATAAAAACTTATTATAGAGAATAATCAGAAAAAGCAAAAGCTACTTTTTGGATAATTAtagattttaacttttttttgttattaaaaaatatataatcaaAATACAAAAACTATCAAGAACATCATAAAACTAATACTTATTGCTTATGTAGCTTGCCCCTTGTACCTTTTTTAAGAAGGTTCAGTTACAAACATGCTTACTTCCATTGTAGGTAATGTATTTGGAATGTACTATTAAATCTAAATTAGGTTTATCTGCTAAAAACTACGGTAAAGCTGCTTATGAATGTCTTTGCGGGGGACTTGATCATCTTACGTATGTGCAAAATGAGAGCCCTATGAGAACCATGAAAATTGGATTCGCGCTTATTCTTTAATAAAAAACATAATTACCTTAAGCACTTGATTCAACTATAATTTATTCTAGTATTAATACAAACAAAACCTTGAAATTCGTCAATCTAACCATTACTTGTAACTCcactcaaaaatatttttgatgtgACAATGAAAATAATGAAGAATTGCACCACCTAGTATGTTTATAATAAAGATGATGTAATCCTTAGGCTAACTAACGCAACTAAGCATTAGACTAAATTGCTACAAGTTTTTAACCTATCAGAACAAATAATACTTTTACTAGAGAAAATCAAAATGGTCTTTGAATATATTTTCCATGTTCTAACAAATTTATTTGACTTTGAAGTCAAACCGACATGAAGATCCTATTCAATTTGGGTTAGAACTTTTAcaataataaaacaaaacagataaaaaaaataggaaaaagagtCCCAATGGCCCTCCAACTCTTTCACAGGTAAAGTTTTAGCCCTTCAATAATTAACAATAAAGGTTTGGCCCTCGATCTAATAAAATAGCATATTCGTGGCATTTCTGTCAaatccagtaattaaaattaatagAAAGTATCATCTCGTGAGATACGCGaccaaatatcaagggtattaTAGTCTCTGAATAGTTTACCAAGCACCTCCACCCCACCGACCCCTCCACCACCCCACCACCTGTGTCACCGCCACTGTTGCCGTTGCTCTTGCATCAGCAATGGGACTAATCCAGCAGCAAACACTCTCCTGTGGTTCTCAGGACATAGGAGGAGGCCGAATATCGTGACAAGTGTATTCTTCTTGCCACGATCTGTCATTTCCCTGAGGAGCTCCACTAGAGAAGGAATTGCATCTGGAATCTCCCCAATCAGTTGCTGGTATTCTTCAACTGAAGCAAGGTAAAAGAATGCACCCGCTGTATGCTGTCGAGCTTCCACTTTCAGTCCGCACTTCAAAACATCAAGTATCAAAATCAAACCTCCATTCTCAACAATTATTTTCCtgcttttggaaaactttgaaAGATTTAATAG
This Coffea arabica cultivar ET-39 chromosome 3e, Coffea Arabica ET-39 HiFi, whole genome shotgun sequence DNA region includes the following protein-coding sequences:
- the LOC113735381 gene encoding U-box domain-containing protein 19-like, which encodes MASLLNLSKFSKSRKIIVENGGLILILDVLKCGLKVEARQHTAGAFFYLASVEEYQQLIGEIPDAIPSLVELLREMTDRGKKNTLVTIFGLLLCPENHRRVFAAGLVPLLMQEQRQQWR